Within Sorangiineae bacterium MSr11367, the genomic segment GGTCGCGGCGCTGGCTGGCTGCAACAGTTCGTCGCCACCTACCAGAACGATCCGCGCATCCAAGCCATCCGGATCGACGTCAACGGCGCCATCATTCAAGGCTTTGCGCAAACGATGACCGACGCCATCCGACCGTCGGTGCCGGGCCCCGAAATCAACGTGCACCCGAGGCCGCTGGATTACTTCGTCCCATTCTGCTTCCAGGCCGACAACTGCGTGCAGTTCGACGATCCGATGGCAGCAGGGTCTCCGGGCAGCAATGCCGAGGAGGATCGGCGAATCAAGCTCCTGATTCAGTTCAACCTGGGAGATCCTGACCGCACCTTCATTCCGGGCAACGTGGTCGGCCAACCTCACATCAACACCCCGTCGCTCCGCGGTGTGTGGAGTCAGGCCGCGCTGCTTCACCACGGCATGGCAACCACCATCCAGGAAGCCATCCTCGGCCCAGGCCACCCCGCGCTGGCCGAGGGAGAGGCAGGCTGGGCGGTTCTACAGGACGGAAAGATGGACGTTCACGGCTCGACCTCGGCCCTTTCGAAGGAAGACGTGGCGGCCCTGGTCCGTTACGTGGAGAACATCGAGTAGTTCGGCACGAAAATCTCGACGAAAAAAGGGAGCGCGTTCTTCGGAACGTGCTCCCTTCGTCGTTTAACCCCGCCCAGCTTCACCGTCGCATCGCGATAACGGCTTCCTGAATTGAACAGGGAGGGGGGAAGGCGGGGAGGTTTACGGCACAAATCCCATCGCGCACCGAGGCTGGTTTGGGTTTTCCGTTGGCTCACAAAGCCAACTGAAAACCTAAAAAGCCTTGGCACTCGGTGGGATTCGCGTTGTTTCCCTCCCCGCCTCCCCCCCTCCCTGTTCAATCCCTCTTCGGCCGCCCTAGGGCCCATGTCGAGCTCGCGAGTGGTTCGGAGGGCGGAAGTTCAGCGCGGCAGCATCAAGTCGGTGCGCTCGACGACCTGGCGGCGCAGATCGGGGGCCTGCGGATCAAGCCCATCGAGGAGCTTGTCCGCCGGGGTACAGCCCTGGGCGACGAGTTCGCGCAGCGGAACGAGGTGCACGCTTTCGTCTTTGCCGCTGGCGCTCTTGCGGTCGCGGCGATGCAGACCGCCCTCGGCGATGGAGAGCACCTGCAGACCCCACTCGGAGAGAGGTCTCTCGCGGAACATGGCCTGGAGTCCCTCTTTCCAGATGCGCGCGCGCAGGGCGCTGACCTCGGCGTAGGTCCAATCGCGGGTGAGCGCCTCGGCCTCGTCGAGCGCCTTCGCATCGTAGAAGATACCCGTCCAGAGTGCGGGCAGCGCACAGGCGAGGCGCGAGGACGGGGCGTCGGCGCCGCGCACCTCGATGGTCTTCTTGAGTCGCACCTCGGGAAACAAGGTGTTCAGGTGCGTCTGCCAGTCGTTCTGCGTCGGTTTCAAACCTTCGAAGCCATCTTGCCAGAAGCTGCGGAACGTCTGCCCGGTGTTGGCGAAGATCTTCCCGTTGCGCTTCACCAGGAACATGGGGACGTCGAGCGCCCACTCGGCGTAGTGGCGGTAGCCCGCGTCGGGGCGCCAGAGCGGCTCCACCAAGCCGGCGCGGTCGTTGTCGACGTCGAGCCAAACGCGCGCGCGGTAGCTCTTTCCGCCGTGCGGCTTCCCCTCGAGCCACGGGCTATTCGAGAACAGCGCCGTGGTGAGCGGCCCGAGGGCCAGGGCCACGCGCATCTTGCGCATCGCGTCCTGCTCGCTCGAGAAGTCGTAATTCGCCTGCACGGTGGACGTGCGCTGCATCATGTCCAGCGCATACTCTCCGCGCTTGGGGAGATACTCGCGCATGACCTTGTAGCGATCCTTGGGGACCCAGGGCAGATCCTCACGGCGCGCGAAGGGATGAAAGCCCACGCCGAGCCAGCGGATCTCGAGCTTGTCGCTGATCGGCTTCAGCTCCCGCATGTGCCCGCGGAACTCGGCGCAAACCTGATGCACGTCGTCCATGGCGGCGCCGCTCAGTTCGAGCTGGCCACCGGGCTCCAAGGTAATGGAGGCCCGCCCGCGTTTCAGCGCGATGATGGGGCCGTGCTCGTTTTCACGTTCGGGCTGCCAGCCGTGTTGGTCGATGAAATACTGGAGAACGGCAAGAACGCCGCGATCGCCATCGTACCGAATCGGCTCGAACGTCCTCCCGCAGACGCCAGGCTTTTCCATTTCCGGACCAATCCGAAACTCGGAAAATGGTTTTTCGGCCTGCCGAAAAACGGAGAGAAGATCGTCATACGATCGGAGCGGTTCGTCGAGCGTCGGGTCGGTCGTGGTAGCCACGGTGGCTTCTTATCACAGGAATTTCCGCCGTCGACCGTGCCGGAAGTCACGAAGCGGCCAAAATTCCGCCCTCAGAAGCACTTGCCGGACCCGAGCACCGGCCCTACGCGCCCGAAGAGGATTGAACAGGAAGGGGGGAAGGCGGGGAGATTTACGGCACAAATCCCACCGCGCACCGAGGCTGATTTGGGTTTTCCTTTGGCTCACGAAGCCAACTGAAAACCCAAAAAAGCCTTGGCACGCGGTGGGATTCGCGTTGTTTCCCTTCCCGCCTTCCCCCCTTCCTGTTCAAATTCAGGAAGCCGTTATCGCGACGCGACGGCGAAGCTGGGGCGGGCGGTCTTTTTGCGGTCGAAGATGCGGATCCGGCGCAGGAGTAGGTCGAGCAGGAAGACCACGATCGCGGCGAGGATGAATCGGGACCAGAGGTCCTGGTGGTAGGAAATCGTCTCGCCGGCCGGGTCGAAGATCGTCTTGGGATCCGGATCCAGCTTGCCCGAGGTCACTTCCGCGGTGCGCGCGAGCGTAACGGTATCGGGGGCCAGTGCGAGGTACTCTCGCGGGTATGGGTTGGTCACGTGGCCAAAGCTTTCGGCCACGACCGCGGACTTCGTACCGCCCTTCCCGTCGTCGACGGATTTCTCCAGCGCGGCGTGCAGGAGGAACGAACCGTAGCGATCCAGCGGGAAGTCCACCTCGTAGCGGCCCGGTGCCGTCTGCCGCATGACCGTCTTCTTGGTCTCGCCCTTGGCGTTCTTGTCGCCCGCCTGCACGGAGGTCCCGCCCATCGGGCCGGTGATCTCGAATTTACCCTCCAAGCCATTCTGGAACTTGTCGTCGCTGCCGACGGCATCGATGGAAGCCTTCACGTGACCGGTGGCGGGATCGATCTCGGCGCGCATGTCCAGCTGCTGCCGGCGCTTTTGCCGCATGTGCTCGCGCACCAACTGACCCCAGAATTGCCCGTAACCCGGCCAGCGAAGCCACTCCACCGCCCAGAGGTTCTTCACGTCGCTGGTCCAGGCGAGCGACCAGCCCAGACCCACGTGCCAGCGCGCCAGAATGGGCTCTTCCAGCTCCGACTCGAGGATCTTCTGCGCCGGCGACGGCTTCATCTTCGTCGCGACGTAGCCGTGCAAAAAGGGCGCACTGCGCACGTCGACACCGCGCAGGAAGTCCGCCGGGGTGGCCACGCGCGGCTGGAAATACTCCTCCACGGCGGCCGAGCGACTCACCATCTCCGTCTCACGTGTGAAGACGCGCGGGAGCGATTGCGGGTCGAGCACCTTGTAGAAGCGGCCACCGCCGATGTCGGCCACCATGCGAAGAAGGGTCTCGTCCACCCCGCCGCCCAAGCCCACCGACGAAACGGTGATGCCCTCGGCGACCATGGCCTGCACCAGATCGCGGATGCCATTGTTCGAGGCCTGCCCGTCGGTGAGCAGGATGACGTGCTTGCGCCGCGCCCGCGTCACGGTGAGCGCCTGGTACCCAGCATCGAGGGCGCTGAAGATCTCCGTACCGCCCCCCGGCTGAATCCGCGCAATGTCGTTCTGAATCCGCGCGCGGTGCTTCGCCGGAGTCATCTTCACCACGCGGGTCGGCTGCGAGTCGAAGGCGATGACCTCCAGCAGATCGTCGCCCGACAGCGTGTCGGCCGTGGCCTTGGCGGCGGCCTTGGCCATCTCGAGCGGCATGCCGCTCATCGATCCCGAGCGGTCGATCACGAGCACCATGGCCACGCCCGGCTCGTCGCGCCGCTTCTCCGAGTCCATGCGCACCGGCAAAATGCGCTCGACCGTGGTGTGGTACCACCCGCCCAGACCGTAGCCGTGCTCGCCGCCGGCGAAGAGGAACCCTCCGCCCAGATCGCGCACGTACTGCTCCAGCGCCTCTTGCTGGGTGAGCGACACGGCCTCCGCCGGGGCGTCCGACAGGATGACGAAGTCGTAGCGCTCCAGCTCGCGCAGGCTCGAGGGCAGCTCGCGCGGGCCCCTCACGTCGACGTCGAATTGCTGCGCGGAAAGCGCGCTGGAAAGGTAGTTCGCGCGGGCGGTGTTCCCCTCGACGTAGAGCACCGCCGGCCGGCCCGGCACCGCAGCGGTGACCGCGTAGCGGTTGTTCTCCTTGAAGTGGTCCTCGCCGATGTCGCTCAGGTCGAGGGCGTAGGTCACCTCGCCGGCCACGTGCACGACGCTCTTCCAGGAGACGTCGTTGTCGCCCGGCTTCAAGTCGAGCATCTTGACGCCATCGAGGCCGTTGATGGCCTCCCCCTGCTTGAGCACCCCCTTCACCTTTTGCGCGCGGCTGGTGAACACGGTCGCGTGCACCTCGAAGGGCTCGCCCACGTGCACCTTGTCGGGCACGCGCAATTCGCGCACCGCCACCTCGCCGGGGACCGGGCGGTGGTAGGCGATGGAGAAGATCTTCACGCCGAACTGGCGCGCGCGGTTGGCCTCCGCGAGCACGTCGCCG encodes:
- a CDS encoding VWA domain-containing protein, which produces MSPRVKKLGFGALVVGIGIAGLYLYLRYVWYAGPTLAWARGDKNYELLSPRMLGIGLLAPYFLWMIGRSLADLPMVQRVLSVVLRMAFVVLLALGLARLARTATTQKVCTVYLVDVSDSVPDAALEDARAEIQKGLAAKPGDALVRVITFARRPRVVELADDAKTAPALERHGEKNSGMGAATDLASALQLAYGQYPAGYLRRAVILSDGVQTDGDVLAEANRARQFGVKIFSIAYHRPVPGEVAVRELRVPDKVHVGEPFEVHATVFTSRAQKVKGVLKQGEAINGLDGVKMLDLKPGDNDVSWKSVVHVAGEVTYALDLSDIGEDHFKENNRYAVTAAVPGRPAVLYVEGNTARANYLSSALSAQQFDVDVRGPRELPSSLRELERYDFVILSDAPAEAVSLTQQEALEQYVRDLGGGFLFAGGEHGYGLGGWYHTTVERILPVRMDSEKRRDEPGVAMVLVIDRSGSMSGMPLEMAKAAAKATADTLSGDDLLEVIAFDSQPTRVVKMTPAKHRARIQNDIARIQPGGGTEIFSALDAGYQALTVTRARRKHVILLTDGQASNNGIRDLVQAMVAEGITVSSVGLGGGVDETLLRMVADIGGGRFYKVLDPQSLPRVFTRETEMVSRSAAVEEYFQPRVATPADFLRGVDVRSAPFLHGYVATKMKPSPAQKILESELEEPILARWHVGLGWSLAWTSDVKNLWAVEWLRWPGYGQFWGQLVREHMRQKRRQQLDMRAEIDPATGHVKASIDAVGSDDKFQNGLEGKFEITGPMGGTSVQAGDKNAKGETKKTVMRQTAPGRYEVDFPLDRYGSFLLHAALEKSVDDGKGGTKSAVVAESFGHVTNPYPREYLALAPDTVTLARTAEVTSGKLDPDPKTIFDPAGETISYHQDLWSRFILAAIVVFLLDLLLRRIRIFDRKKTARPSFAVASR
- a CDS encoding glutamate--cysteine ligase translates to MATTTDPTLDEPLRSYDDLLSVFRQAEKPFSEFRIGPEMEKPGVCGRTFEPIRYDGDRGVLAVLQYFIDQHGWQPERENEHGPIIALKRGRASITLEPGGQLELSGAAMDDVHQVCAEFRGHMRELKPISDKLEIRWLGVGFHPFARREDLPWVPKDRYKVMREYLPKRGEYALDMMQRTSTVQANYDFSSEQDAMRKMRVALALGPLTTALFSNSPWLEGKPHGGKSYRARVWLDVDNDRAGLVEPLWRPDAGYRHYAEWALDVPMFLVKRNGKIFANTGQTFRSFWQDGFEGLKPTQNDWQTHLNTLFPEVRLKKTIEVRGADAPSSRLACALPALWTGIFYDAKALDEAEALTRDWTYAEVSALRARIWKEGLQAMFRERPLSEWGLQVLSIAEGGLHRRDRKSASGKDESVHLVPLRELVAQGCTPADKLLDGLDPQAPDLRRQVVERTDLMLPR